One genomic region from Pantoea alfalfae encodes:
- a CDS encoding glutathione-independent formaldehyde dehydrogenase: protein MKAVVYNGPFDVSVKDVPDPKIVRPTDVIVRITTTNICGSDLHMYEGRTSFEQGRIFGHENLGQVVEIGSGVERIKVGDYVCLPFNIGCGFCENCEKGLTGYCLTANPGTAGAAYGFAEMGEWEGGQAELLRVPFADFNCLVLPPDAAEKEEDYVMLSDIFPTGWHATELAGLRPGESVAIYGAGPVGLMAAHSAMIKGASQVFVVDTHPDRLALAEQIGAVAINGVGDEAVNKILELTDGRGTDCGCECVGYQCCNKHGHEDNSATLNSLVASTKATGGIGTVGVFVPQDPGGATELAKEGKVPFDFGTFWFKGQSMKTGQCNVKAYNRQLARLIHQGRANPAQIISHRLALADAPEGYKHFDDRDNGWTKVILKP from the coding sequence ATGAAAGCAGTTGTCTATAACGGACCTTTTGACGTTTCAGTCAAAGACGTTCCGGATCCGAAAATCGTTCGTCCCACCGATGTGATTGTCCGTATTACCACCACCAATATCTGCGGTTCTGACTTACATATGTACGAAGGGCGAACCAGCTTCGAGCAGGGTCGCATCTTCGGCCATGAGAATCTGGGCCAGGTTGTTGAAATCGGTAGCGGTGTAGAGCGGATTAAAGTCGGTGATTATGTCTGCCTGCCCTTTAATATCGGCTGCGGCTTCTGTGAAAACTGCGAGAAAGGGTTAACCGGTTACTGTCTCACGGCAAATCCGGGTACGGCCGGTGCCGCCTATGGCTTTGCGGAGATGGGCGAATGGGAGGGTGGTCAGGCGGAGTTACTTCGTGTTCCCTTTGCTGACTTTAACTGCCTGGTACTGCCGCCGGATGCGGCAGAAAAGGAGGAAGACTACGTTATGCTGTCCGACATCTTCCCTACCGGCTGGCATGCCACGGAGCTGGCAGGATTACGCCCTGGCGAGAGTGTTGCCATTTACGGTGCTGGCCCGGTTGGCTTAATGGCGGCACATTCGGCCATGATTAAAGGCGCATCACAGGTCTTTGTGGTCGATACCCATCCTGACAGACTGGCGTTAGCCGAACAGATTGGTGCAGTGGCGATCAATGGCGTGGGCGATGAGGCGGTCAATAAAATCCTCGAACTCACCGATGGGCGCGGCACGGATTGCGGTTGCGAGTGCGTGGGTTATCAGTGCTGCAATAAACATGGCCATGAGGACAACTCCGCCACGCTGAACAGCCTTGTTGCATCAACTAAGGCCACGGGCGGGATTGGTACGGTAGGCGTTTTTGTTCCTCAGGATCCCGGCGGTGCAACTGAGCTGGCTAAAGAGGGTAAAGTGCCGTTCGATTTTGGTACGTTCTGGTTTAAAGGTCAGTCAATGAAAACCGGCCAGTGTAACGTGAAAGCCTACAACCGCCAGCTCGCCAGGCTTATCCATCAGGGCAGAGCTAATCCGGCGCAGATCATCTCACATCGTCTTGCACTGGCAGATGCTCCCGAAGGCTATAAGCATTTTGACGATCGTGATAATGGCTGGACAAAAGTTATTCTGAAACCCTGA
- the ssuD gene encoding FMNH2-dependent alkanesulfonate monooxygenase: MSHATQENPNLFWFLPTHGDGRYLGTTEGGRAVDLPYLQQVALAADNLGYYGVLIPTGKSCEDSWLVASALAPITKKLRYLVAVRPGLQPPSLAARMAATLDRLSGGRLLINVVTGGDPVENKGDGIFLSHEERYQVTKEFLEVYSRLLKGEKVDFEGEHIRVEGAEILFPPVQEDGPPLYFGGSSEAAIDIAANQIDTYLTWGEPVEQVAEKLAVVRQRAQEKGRTLSYGIRLHVIVRETEEEAWAAADRLISHLDEETIAAAQKIFARMDSTGQARMSALHQGSRESLRIGPNLWAGVGLVRGGAGTALVGNPQQVADRIREYQALGIENFIFSGYPHLEEAHRFAELVMPLLPLAANAEKKQRSVNTGPFGETIGGDRRPAKQTSAS, encoded by the coding sequence ATGAGCCATGCGACACAGGAAAATCCCAACCTCTTCTGGTTTCTGCCTACTCACGGCGACGGGCGCTATCTGGGTACCACCGAAGGCGGCAGAGCAGTCGATTTACCCTATTTACAGCAGGTTGCGCTGGCGGCAGATAATCTGGGCTACTACGGTGTGTTAATCCCGACCGGTAAAAGCTGCGAGGATTCATGGCTGGTCGCCTCGGCACTGGCACCGATCACCAAAAAGCTGCGCTATTTAGTGGCCGTGCGTCCCGGCCTGCAACCGCCCAGCCTGGCGGCGCGCATGGCGGCAACGCTGGACCGTCTTTCCGGCGGCCGGTTGCTGATCAACGTGGTCACGGGTGGCGATCCGGTGGAGAACAAAGGTGATGGCATCTTCCTGAGTCATGAAGAGCGCTATCAGGTGACCAAAGAGTTTCTTGAGGTTTACTCCCGCCTGCTGAAAGGCGAGAAGGTAGACTTTGAAGGTGAGCATATTCGCGTGGAAGGCGCTGAGATCCTCTTCCCGCCAGTGCAGGAAGACGGTCCGCCACTCTATTTCGGTGGTTCGTCGGAGGCAGCTATCGATATTGCGGCAAATCAGATCGACACCTATCTGACGTGGGGCGAGCCGGTTGAACAGGTCGCGGAGAAGCTGGCGGTGGTTCGTCAGCGGGCGCAGGAGAAGGGCCGTACGCTCTCTTATGGCATCCGCTTGCATGTCATAGTACGTGAAACGGAAGAGGAAGCCTGGGCGGCGGCCGATCGGCTGATTTCTCACCTGGATGAAGAAACTATCGCCGCCGCGCAGAAAATCTTTGCCCGCATGGACTCCACCGGTCAGGCGCGGATGAGTGCCCTGCATCAGGGGTCGCGTGAGAGCCTGCGCATCGGTCCCAATCTCTGGGCGGGCGTTGGCCTGGTGCGCGGCGGTGCAGGAACTGCGCTGGTCGGCAATCCGCAGCAGGTTGCCGATCGCATCCGGGAGTATCAGGCACTGGGCATTGAGAACTTTATCTTCTCCGGCTATCCGCATCTTGAAGAGGCACACCGCTTTGCTGAGCTGGTAATGCCGTTGTTGCCGCTGGCCGCCAACGCCGAAAAGAAACAGCGCAGCGTCAACACCGGTCCGTTTGGTGAAACCATCGGCGGCGACCGTCGCCCGGCTAAACAGACCAGCGCCAGCTAG
- a CDS encoding Fic family protein, translating to MLVGFSALRERYAIQLAQPLRVKSAIGTVRSHHDSQGQVENHYPPGYQPEDDFAGHFAFGLKYEEIHLEFFARLFTAVGPEPLEAWCRQEPFGQYARRAGFLYEWLTGNTLQVPDVTNGGYIEAISSKAYLTRTTVKRVRRWRINDNLPGSVDFCPLVRRTAAVEQALTFDLNDALNDLDNAFGADILMRTASWLTFKESRASFLIEKESDQGDRIQRFAHVIAQYCGQLDDSLSDSSLHTIQQGILGQDALGLGLRRSPVFVGQSTMREDIVHYIAPHYDDVPRFMQGLKAFDLATRGAAPLARAAVIAFGFVYIHPMRDGNGRIHRFLINDTLIRDGAIPDGVILPVSATITSSMDFRVGYDRTLDVFSKRLMRRYAGCYRFGELKTYEDDTLSNFSFSEYEDARFAWRYPDLTEHVLYTCKVIEHTVRKEMADEARVLVIFQRAQQRLKDVVEMPDQDASRIIRSLKENGWQISGKLKKAFPVLDDTTLSGRIVEAVRAAFETQAD from the coding sequence ATGCTGGTCGGCTTTAGCGCACTGCGCGAACGTTATGCTATCCAACTGGCGCAGCCATTACGCGTTAAGTCAGCTATTGGAACGGTACGCTCTCATCATGACAGCCAGGGCCAGGTTGAAAATCATTATCCACCTGGCTATCAACCGGAAGATGATTTTGCCGGTCACTTTGCCTTTGGTCTCAAGTACGAAGAGATTCACCTGGAGTTTTTTGCCCGCCTGTTTACCGCTGTCGGCCCGGAACCGCTGGAGGCGTGGTGCCGTCAGGAGCCGTTCGGACAGTATGCGCGACGGGCTGGCTTTCTCTATGAATGGCTGACCGGCAACACGCTGCAGGTACCGGATGTCACCAATGGAGGTTATATTGAGGCCATTTCATCCAAAGCCTATCTGACCCGAACGACAGTAAAGCGCGTCAGACGCTGGCGCATCAATGATAACCTGCCAGGATCGGTGGATTTCTGCCCGCTGGTACGCAGGACCGCGGCCGTTGAGCAGGCGCTTACGTTCGATCTCAATGATGCCTTAAACGATCTGGATAACGCCTTTGGCGCAGACATTCTGATGCGCACTGCCAGCTGGCTGACATTTAAAGAGTCGCGCGCCAGTTTTCTCATTGAGAAAGAGTCGGATCAGGGCGACCGCATTCAGCGGTTTGCTCACGTTATTGCGCAGTATTGCGGACAGCTTGACGATTCGCTCAGTGATAGCAGCCTGCATACCATACAGCAGGGCATTCTTGGCCAGGACGCACTGGGACTGGGCCTGCGCCGCTCACCCGTGTTTGTCGGGCAGTCGACAATGCGTGAGGATATCGTCCACTATATTGCGCCGCACTATGATGATGTTCCTCGCTTCATGCAGGGCCTGAAAGCCTTTGACCTGGCGACGCGGGGTGCCGCGCCACTGGCCCGTGCCGCGGTTATTGCGTTTGGCTTCGTCTATATCCACCCGATGCGTGATGGCAATGGCCGCATCCACCGATTTTTAATCAATGACACGCTGATTCGTGACGGAGCGATACCGGATGGGGTCATCCTGCCGGTCTCAGCCACCATCACCAGTTCGATGGATTTTCGGGTCGGCTACGATCGCACGCTGGACGTGTTCTCGAAACGGCTGATGCGGCGCTATGCGGGCTGCTATCGGTTTGGCGAACTGAAAACCTATGAAGATGACACGCTGAGCAACTTCAGTTTCAGCGAGTATGAGGATGCCCGGTTCGCCTGGCGCTATCCCGACTTAACCGAGCATGTGCTTTATACCTGCAAAGTTATAGAGCATACCGTCAGAAAAGAGATGGCTGATGAAGCGCGCGTATTGGTGATATTTCAGCGTGCACAGCAGCGTCTGAAGGACGTCGTTGAAATGCCCGATCAGGACGCGAGTCGCATTATTCGCTCGCTGAAGGAAAATGGCTGGCAGATCTCTGGCAAGCTTAAAAAAGCGTTTCCGGTGCTGGACGATACGACGCTGTCCGGGCGCATCGTGGAAGCGGTCAGAGCGGCGTTTGAGACCCAGGCAGACTGA
- a CDS encoding antitoxin, which yields MKSDPIAIVKAGKGYPVAILHQNQPAFYCVPAELYELIPDALDDNELVKLVHERSNQPLLDVVLDQLL from the coding sequence CTGAAAAGCGATCCCATTGCCATTGTTAAAGCAGGGAAGGGTTATCCGGTCGCAATACTCCACCAAAATCAGCCTGCATTTTATTGCGTCCCGGCAGAGCTTTACGAACTGATACCTGATGCCCTTGACGATAATGAACTGGTTAAACTGGTCCACGAACGCAGCAACCAGCCTCTGCTTGATGTCGTTCTGGATCAGCTTTTGTGA
- a CDS encoding LLM class flavin-dependent oxidoreductase, producing MSSQREIRLNAFDMNCVGHQSPGLWAHPRDRSWQYKDLAYWTDLARLLERGKFDGLFIADVLGVYDVLNGNNHAAIRQATQVPVNDPLALITPMAMVTEHLGFGLTASLSFEHPYPFARRISTLDHLTKGRIGWNIVTSYLESGARNIGHQAQTDHDARYDYADEYLQVIYKLLEGSWEDDAVLRDRERHIFSDPNKIHPINHQGTFFQVPGIHLCEPSPQRTPVLYQAGASSRGKAFAAEHAECVFVAAPSKVLLKKTVADIRRRAAEAGRDPRSILIFNLQTAIVGETDLAAQAKWQEYKRYVSYEGALALISGWTGIDFGQYQPDQVLKHLHTNAIQSAVETFSTADPNRQWTVQGLADWVGIGGFGPLLVGSAETVADELQSWVEETDVDGFNLAYAVTHETFTDVVELLVPELQKRGVYKQEYQPGTLREKLFGQGPRLALPHPGAGYRRNADAETRVNSAEISG from the coding sequence ATGTCATCGCAACGTGAAATTCGCCTGAATGCTTTCGATATGAACTGTGTCGGTCATCAGTCACCCGGCTTATGGGCGCATCCCCGCGACCGCTCATGGCAGTACAAAGACCTGGCGTACTGGACCGATTTAGCCCGCCTGCTGGAACGCGGTAAATTTGATGGGCTGTTTATTGCTGACGTGCTGGGTGTCTATGACGTGCTCAACGGTAATAACCATGCCGCCATCCGTCAGGCTACACAGGTACCGGTAAACGATCCGCTGGCGTTAATCACGCCGATGGCCATGGTGACGGAACACCTGGGCTTTGGCCTGACCGCCTCGCTGTCGTTTGAACACCCCTACCCGTTTGCGCGGCGAATATCGACCCTGGATCATCTGACCAAAGGCCGTATTGGCTGGAATATTGTCACCTCATATCTGGAAAGTGGTGCGCGCAATATCGGGCATCAGGCTCAGACCGACCACGATGCGCGCTACGACTACGCCGATGAGTATCTGCAGGTTATCTATAAGCTGCTGGAAGGAAGCTGGGAAGACGACGCTGTCCTGCGTGATCGTGAACGTCATATTTTCAGCGACCCCAATAAAATCCATCCGATTAACCATCAGGGAACGTTTTTCCAGGTGCCGGGCATTCATCTTTGCGAGCCGTCACCGCAGCGCACGCCGGTGCTATACCAGGCCGGAGCCTCCAGCCGCGGGAAAGCCTTTGCAGCAGAGCATGCTGAATGTGTATTTGTCGCGGCACCGTCGAAAGTACTGCTGAAGAAAACTGTGGCAGATATTCGCCGCAGGGCCGCTGAGGCGGGACGCGATCCCCGTTCCATACTGATCTTCAATCTGCAGACGGCGATTGTGGGTGAAACCGACCTGGCGGCGCAGGCGAAATGGCAGGAGTACAAACGCTATGTCAGTTACGAAGGCGCGCTGGCGCTGATCTCAGGCTGGACCGGTATCGATTTCGGGCAGTATCAGCCGGATCAGGTGCTAAAACATCTGCACACCAACGCCATTCAGTCGGCGGTTGAGACCTTCTCCACCGCCGACCCCAACCGCCAATGGACGGTGCAGGGTCTGGCAGACTGGGTGGGCATTGGCGGATTTGGTCCGCTGCTGGTGGGCAGCGCCGAAACGGTGGCCGATGAGCTGCAAAGCTGGGTCGAAGAGACAGACGTCGATGGTTTTAACCTCGCCTACGCCGTGACGCACGAAACCTTTACTGACGTGGTGGAACTGCTGGTGCCGGAACTGCAAAAGCGTGGCGTCTACAAGCAGGAGTATCAGCCCGGTACGCTGCGTGAAAAGTTATTTGGCCAGGGGCCGCGGCTGGCGTTGCCGCACCCGGGTGCCGGTTATCGTCGTAACGCTGACGCAGAAACTCGGGTAAATAGCGCTGAAATATCAGGATGA
- a CDS encoding HigA family addiction module antitoxin — translation MPNPPHAGEVISDIMEDLDNGIRELARALAIAPSTASGMVSGITAATPEMAIKLAAVIGSTPEM, via the coding sequence ATGCCTAATCCCCCACACGCAGGTGAAGTTATTTCCGACATCATGGAAGATCTCGACAATGGAATCAGGGAGTTGGCTCGTGCTTTGGCTATTGCACCCTCTACAGCATCAGGAATGGTTTCTGGTATCACCGCTGCAACGCCTGAGATGGCTATCAAACTGGCTGCTGTTATCGGCAGTACACCTGAGATGTAG
- a CDS encoding haloacid dehalogenase type II, translating to MSNISSPKPYSGTLFFDVNETLLSTTELNHAVAQRLGNRPERAEAWFTSLLHHSLVESVTGSWHSFGDIAEAVLKMTAARYGVTLPADATPLADIIAAMPAHPDVAAGLTALKQQSFTLVALTNSSAALAEKQLSSAGLGPLFTRILSVEEVQIYKPDLRVYQWAMEEMGKPVSECMMVAAHGWDVGGAKRAGMKTAFVRRHGQVPYPLAPAPDLIVSDIQALAAQLKLPG from the coding sequence ATGAGCAACATTAGCAGCCCCAAACCCTATAGCGGCACCCTGTTTTTCGATGTGAATGAAACCCTTTTGTCCACTACCGAACTGAACCATGCTGTCGCGCAGCGGCTTGGCAACAGGCCGGAGCGCGCCGAGGCCTGGTTTACCTCACTGTTGCATCATTCACTGGTCGAGTCAGTGACCGGCAGCTGGCACAGCTTTGGTGATATTGCCGAAGCGGTACTGAAGATGACCGCTGCGCGTTACGGCGTCACTCTGCCAGCTGACGCGACGCCGCTGGCTGACATTATCGCCGCCATGCCCGCCCATCCTGACGTTGCCGCAGGACTGACGGCCCTGAAGCAGCAGAGTTTTACGCTGGTTGCGCTGACCAACTCCTCTGCCGCGCTGGCTGAAAAACAACTCAGCTCAGCCGGACTGGGACCGCTGTTCACTCGCATTCTCAGCGTGGAGGAGGTTCAGATTTATAAGCCCGACCTGAGAGTTTATCAGTGGGCAATGGAGGAGATGGGCAAACCCGTGTCTGAGTGCATGATGGTGGCGGCGCATGGCTGGGATGTGGGCGGCGCAAAACGGGCAGGCATGAAAACTGCCTTTGTCAGGCGTCACGGACAGGTACCTTATCCGCTGGCACCTGCACCTGATTTGATCGTCAGCGATATCCAGGCGCTGGCCGCACAGCTTAAACTGCCCGGCTAA
- a CDS encoding FAD/NAD(P)-binding protein → MSQQQIVIIGGGFTGTALAIHLARAGQAGLQVTVIEPRAQLAQGVAYGTTDPAHRINVPATRMQLAGDEEGAFDCDYRASPAFNNDPEALWHDDNVYPQRGEFGRWVNAQFVHQQQHSPVKLSHLRDRAVAFKNGVVTTASGQQIHADQVVLAISHPPPDLPALLKPLQGHPALIANPWQRDALAQVAPDDRVAIIGSGLTMSDVVASLHRQQHRGKITVFSRRGQLPRANLSGNNETYALDFSQPQPATARGWLHRVRQEVKQAAALNLPWQLVLDDIRRNGQRIWQSLSLHEQQRFLHHLRPWWDVHRYRIAPQVSQVLSQQQASGQLNLLAARLIAAESGGATLRLTLRLRGAQSHMLEVEKVLVTTGPAHNALLNSNALLRQLHGDGVIQPDSLALGIQVNALSQTLNVNGEANPGLYVAGPAARGRFGELMGLPQVAEHAESVARQLLAAPPLPFSERCPDSLTY, encoded by the coding sequence ATGTCACAACAGCAGATTGTCATTATCGGCGGCGGGTTCACCGGCACCGCGCTGGCGATCCATCTGGCCCGGGCTGGCCAGGCGGGGTTGCAGGTGACGGTAATTGAACCCCGCGCGCAGCTGGCGCAGGGCGTGGCATACGGCACCACCGATCCAGCTCACCGCATTAATGTGCCGGCCACCAGAATGCAGCTTGCCGGTGATGAAGAAGGGGCATTTGATTGCGACTATCGCGCCTCTCCTGCTTTTAACAACGACCCGGAGGCACTGTGGCATGACGACAACGTCTACCCGCAGCGTGGTGAGTTCGGGCGCTGGGTCAATGCGCAGTTTGTGCATCAGCAGCAGCATTCGCCGGTAAAACTGAGTCATCTGCGTGACAGAGCGGTTGCCTTTAAGAATGGCGTGGTGACCACGGCCTCCGGGCAGCAAATTCATGCCGATCAGGTAGTGCTGGCGATCAGCCATCCCCCACCGGATCTGCCTGCTCTGCTGAAGCCGCTACAGGGCCATCCGGCTTTGATTGCTAATCCCTGGCAGCGCGATGCGCTGGCTCAGGTGGCTCCTGACGACAGGGTCGCGATTATCGGTTCAGGATTGACGATGTCTGACGTGGTGGCCTCGCTGCATCGCCAGCAGCACCGTGGAAAGATTACCGTCTTCTCCCGTCGTGGCCAGCTGCCGCGTGCCAATCTGAGTGGCAACAATGAGACTTACGCCCTGGATTTCAGTCAGCCGCAACCTGCTACCGCGCGCGGCTGGTTGCATCGTGTGCGACAGGAAGTTAAACAGGCGGCGGCGCTGAATCTGCCCTGGCAGCTGGTGCTGGATGATATTCGCCGTAACGGTCAGCGCATCTGGCAGAGTCTGTCGCTGCACGAGCAGCAGCGCTTTCTGCATCATCTCCGTCCCTGGTGGGATGTTCATCGCTATCGTATTGCGCCACAGGTGAGCCAGGTTCTCAGCCAGCAGCAGGCCAGCGGTCAGCTGAATCTGCTGGCGGCGCGCCTTATCGCCGCTGAATCGGGTGGCGCAACGCTCCGGCTGACGCTGCGCCTGCGTGGTGCGCAATCACACATGCTGGAGGTGGAGAAAGTCCTTGTCACCACCGGCCCTGCACACAACGCGCTGCTTAACAGCAATGCGCTGCTGCGTCAGCTCCATGGCGATGGCGTGATCCAGCCTGACTCGCTGGCGCTGGGGATCCAGGTTAATGCGCTGTCTCAGACGCTGAATGTGAACGGTGAAGCTAATCCCGGACTGTATGTTGCCGGGCCTGCCGCACGGGGTCGTTTTGGCGAGCTGATGGGATTACCGCAGGTGGCGGAACATGCCGAGTCCGTTGCACGACAGCTCCTCGCCGCCCCGCCGCTACCCTTCAGCGAGCGATGTCCCGACTCACTCACCTACTGA
- a CDS encoding sulfonate ABC transporter substrate-binding protein: protein MKQVLLSALIIAAQAGFAFNTQAAEKPETVNIGFQKANIFALLKYRGTLDQELKKQGIAVHWIEFPAGPQMLEGLNIGSIDLAATGDAPPTFAQAAQADLVYLGHSPANPKTEAIVVPADSPIKSVADLKGKRVALNKGSDVNYLLVTALEQAGLTYKDITPVYLPPADARAAFQRGAVDAWVIWDPYYAEVETNAHARLLKNAEGLVPHYTFYLASRKFAETYPQIATEVVDELGSLSQWANQNQEEAAKIMSTSTGLPQPIWQRALARMPFGAERMTPDVFTQQQALADTFTRIGLLPVKVDIRSATWSQDKK from the coding sequence ATGAAACAAGTTTTACTCAGCGCTTTGATTATTGCCGCCCAGGCGGGTTTCGCGTTCAACACCCAGGCAGCAGAGAAACCCGAGACAGTGAACATCGGTTTTCAGAAAGCCAATATCTTTGCGCTGCTGAAGTATCGCGGCACGCTGGATCAGGAATTAAAAAAGCAGGGTATTGCGGTGCACTGGATTGAGTTCCCGGCCGGACCGCAGATGCTGGAAGGCTTAAACATCGGCAGTATCGATCTGGCCGCTACCGGCGACGCGCCACCGACATTCGCTCAGGCAGCGCAGGCCGATCTGGTTTATCTGGGACACTCGCCTGCTAACCCTAAAACCGAAGCGATTGTGGTGCCCGCAGACTCGCCAATTAAAAGCGTGGCGGATCTCAAAGGCAAGCGTGTGGCGCTGAATAAAGGTTCTGACGTTAACTATCTGCTGGTCACCGCGCTGGAGCAGGCAGGGCTGACTTATAAAGACATTACGCCAGTCTATCTGCCACCTGCGGATGCGCGCGCCGCTTTCCAGCGCGGCGCGGTAGATGCCTGGGTCATCTGGGATCCCTACTACGCCGAAGTGGAAACCAACGCCCATGCGCGGCTGCTTAAAAATGCCGAAGGGCTGGTGCCGCACTACACCTTCTACCTTGCCAGCCGCAAGTTCGCAGAAACTTATCCTCAAATCGCCACTGAGGTGGTGGATGAGCTGGGTTCGCTGAGTCAGTGGGCTAATCAAAATCAGGAAGAGGCAGCAAAAATCATGTCCACCTCAACCGGTCTGCCGCAGCCGATCTGGCAGCGCGCCCTGGCAAGGATGCCGTTTGGCGCAGAGCGGATGACGCCAGACGTCTTCACCCAGCAGCAGGCGCTGGCAGATACCTTTACCCGGATTGGTCTGTTGCCGGTGAAAGTCGATATCCGCAGCGCGACGTGGTCGCAGGATAAGAAGTAG
- a CDS encoding sigma-54-dependent Fis family transcriptional regulator encodes MQIASPELIDPASRAFKSVLDQLAPTDATVLIIGETGTGKEVMARYLHHHSARSRQPFLAVNCGALTESLAESELFGHEKGAFTGAQDKHRGWFEAAEGGTLLLDEIGELSPSLQVKLLRVLQEREITRVGSSRPVKVNVRVIAATNRDLVMAIRERRFREDLYYRLNVASVTLPPLRQRCEDIPVLASHFLQLYARRLGRPQLRLSDEAMTVLMNYSWPGNIRELENTLHNAVLLSKTSLVTPQQLRLSPLAGSDLPQGEEALDQFLRQQMQQSDTPLYPRVIAALVKNALELTQGNQLQAAALLGISRHTLRTQLGHLGVIKPRRGSVRQRDAAPGQQPERERELRIGYQKFGNLGILKARQSLEQQLAGQGVSVMWSEFPAGPQLLHALSNKEIDFGTTGEVPPLFAQASNSPMVYVAWEPAAPQSVALLVPKSSPVQQIGDLRGKRIAVNRGSNVHYLLLQILDEAGLALDDVRIVYAPPKYPLTPSDLNAVDAWMMWDPLLSDAENSGEFRVIADGTGRVNNHQFYLAERGFATHSGDLLQVLLNALEQTGRYIDAHRAEAAGLLSTELGISATSLMHALARRSHQTQRMNLAIIREQQTIADRFYALGLFSRAIRVRESVWHP; translated from the coding sequence ATGCAGATAGCCAGCCCTGAGTTAATTGACCCCGCATCACGCGCCTTTAAAAGCGTGCTGGATCAGCTCGCGCCCACCGATGCAACCGTATTAATTATTGGCGAAACCGGCACCGGCAAAGAGGTGATGGCGCGCTACCTGCATCATCACAGTGCGCGCAGCCGACAGCCTTTTCTGGCCGTTAACTGCGGCGCACTTACCGAGAGCCTGGCGGAGTCGGAGCTGTTTGGTCATGAGAAAGGCGCCTTTACCGGCGCACAGGATAAACATCGTGGCTGGTTTGAGGCGGCAGAGGGCGGCACGCTGCTGCTGGATGAGATTGGTGAGCTAAGCCCGTCGCTGCAGGTGAAGCTGCTACGCGTGCTGCAGGAGCGTGAGATCACCCGCGTGGGATCCTCCAGGCCAGTAAAAGTCAATGTGCGGGTCATTGCCGCGACCAACCGGGATCTGGTGATGGCAATTCGTGAGCGGCGATTCCGGGAAGACCTTTACTATCGGCTGAATGTGGCCAGCGTCACACTGCCGCCGCTGCGTCAGCGCTGCGAAGATATTCCGGTGCTGGCCAGTCACTTCCTGCAGCTCTATGCGCGCCGTCTTGGTCGTCCTCAGCTTCGCCTCAGCGATGAAGCCATGACGGTGTTGATGAACTACAGCTGGCCGGGCAACATCCGTGAACTGGAGAACACGCTGCACAACGCCGTGCTGCTCAGCAAAACCTCACTGGTCACGCCCCAGCAGCTGCGGCTAAGCCCTCTTGCGGGGAGCGATCTGCCGCAGGGAGAGGAGGCACTGGATCAGTTTTTACGCCAGCAGATGCAGCAGAGTGACACGCCGCTCTATCCGCGGGTAATTGCTGCGCTGGTAAAAAATGCGCTGGAACTCACCCAGGGTAATCAGTTACAGGCGGCCGCGCTGCTGGGTATCAGCCGACATACATTGCGCACGCAGCTGGGGCATCTGGGGGTGATTAAACCGCGCCGCGGTTCAGTGCGTCAGCGCGATGCTGCTCCTGGTCAGCAGCCTGAGCGGGAGCGGGAACTGCGTATTGGTTATCAGAAATTTGGCAACCTTGGCATCCTGAAAGCCCGCCAGTCGCTGGAACAGCAGCTGGCCGGGCAGGGCGTCAGCGTCATGTGGAGTGAGTTTCCTGCGGGTCCCCAGCTTCTGCATGCGCTGAGCAATAAGGAGATCGATTTCGGAACTACTGGTGAAGTCCCCCCCTTGTTTGCACAGGCCAGCAATAGTCCGATGGTCTATGTCGCCTGGGAACCTGCCGCCCCGCAGAGCGTGGCGCTGCTGGTTCCGAAGAGCAGCCCGGTTCAGCAGATTGGCGATCTCCGGGGCAAACGCATCGCCGTGAATCGCGGTTCCAACGTTCACTATCTGTTATTGCAGATTCTGGATGAGGCGGGTTTAGCGCTGGATGATGTGCGCATTGTCTATGCCCCACCTAAATATCCGCTGACGCCCAGCGATCTCAACGCGGTGGATGCCTGGATGATGTGGGATCCGTTACTCAGCGATGCGGAGAACAGCGGAGAGTTCAGGGTAATTGCGGATGGCACTGGCCGGGTCAATAACCATCAGTTTTACCTGGCTGAGCGCGGATTTGCGACGCACTCTGGCGATCTGTTACAGGTTCTGCTTAACGCGCTCGAGCAGACCGGCCGCTACATTGATGCGCATCGTGCTGAAGCTGCCGGGCTGCTCTCCACGGAACTCGGCATCTCTGCCACCTCACTGATGCACGCCTTAGCCCGGCGCAGCCATCAGACCCAGAGAATGAACCTGGCCATTATCCGGGAACAGCAGACCATCGCGGACCGCTTCTATGCGCTGGGGTTATTCAGTCGCGCCATTCGCGTACGCGAGTCGGTCTGGCATCCATAG